GTCCCATTTTTAATCCCATTTAGACATTTTCTGATCAcatattttctgatttaaatcataatttaacatgttaacatgataAAATGTTGGCAAACAGTTGACTATTTACGCATCCAGCGGATACGGACCAACAgtagcattcatttagagttgtaTTTGTGTCCatttgatgaatgtaagtctataaATTAActactgagaaaaatatctggctctgtaGCTGCTAGATGTTACATTTTCTCAGCTAGTTGCTGAtttctctgtctgttgtctggTGCTGAGACtaaacaacataataaacatgttgtaaaaccaaaaatactggctataaatacatacatgacATAATAAGACTTCACTCATGAAACTCTATGAAGCTGCAATCAGTTCAAAACACTAAATTCTGACTGCATTGTTGCTGTTATTTGATATGGAAGATGTGCAAAAGCTGTAAATGTCATGTTCAGGTGTTGGGTGACCTGTCATTGATGTCATTATgagttattaaaaatgtaatccaCATATTCACAGTAATCACAGcatctctctatgtgtgtgtcacagtcaCAGTGACAGACAATTTCCCTGTTCCTTCGAGTAAATCATGTTGAAAACTAGCACAATAGAAAAACCGGTTAGTCCACAGGTCAAAGTCATGATATATAAACTCAGAGGCATTTTTGTCTTCAGACACAGAGGCAAACTTTCATCAGCTGACACTCAGGGAAGAACATTTAAAGGTGGAAGAACGTGGTGAgacatgtattttcttttcttataattatttttgattGACACTATattagtgttgttgttgttatattgtATGGCAAGAAATAATGGACAATGGagagataataaaaataaaaaataatattaattaataaaaacagaaaaataaagaaaatatgaacaaaaatgtataaaaatataaaaaatatttgccaTGAGCCCATTATTTGTCTCTACTGTCAATAGCTATGTACTTCATGACTGTGAGTTTATTAATGTTGGATATAATTAAGATGCAGATGTCATCACTTATTTGGTAGAAACAGGCTGAACATAACAGTTTTATGATGAAAAAGTtgtaatttagatttttttttgtattttttgtagcgagcaaatcattaaaattaaactttttaaaaactttttaaatttttttttttttataccaatTGCAGCAATAAAAAGCTCatttaaaataatcagttaTTTAATTTCAAGTACAATTCAGCTTTTAAGACTTaattttcttaagaaaaaatgttcTGCTAATAGAGGTAGTCTACGTGTTCTCAGTGCATTTCCCTTGTTTCACAAATTTTATAGCATCATTGAACAACAGACATGGCAAGACAACTTGTAtgtcacatttcatacacaacGGGAGTTCAAGATGCTTTAcataatgtattaaaacattaaaaaagaaaaaaacccacaagataataaaatgcaaatgtaaaagAATAGAAACCTTAAAAGAACTACAACATAAATAGACATAAATACATAatcatgaaaatacaaaacagaaaagtataGGACACTTGATTTTATTAAAAGTTGACTTTTTAGTAACTTGAAGTGTACTGGAATTAGATGCAATATTCTCACCCCACTGAcaacaatattaatatttcacttattaaaaatataattacattatattaacaTGTCAATTATTGACATTAAttatatgtcttgttttttttaaatcattttttgttgtaTATCAGTATATCACACAAGTGTAaacattatacattttacatgttttctcctctcttccactCCCCCCATAATGTCACATAATATGTACAATCTTAAACTTTGTGAGATCTACTATGGAAAAGGTTACAATTGTGTCAtcataaacaattaattttacGTCTTGTTAAAGGAGATATTTTTCAGTATCAGCGGTTTTTAATCCCAGGACAAATCTGAAGGGTCGTGACTAACAGGAGAGGAAGTAGAAATATAATCTACATCTACAAAAACATCTGCTATTGCTGCTATTTCTTTTTCagatttactgtaatatttccTTTATTCTCCCCAAAATATAATTGAGATATAGTGAGgaaaatcactctttggttgTTCTGGTCACAAGTCAAAAACGTTTGGGAACCacttggtttgtttgtttttgtggcaCAGTTTTCCTCAGGATGTGGTGACACACTTTAACAACTGATTGATGatcttttgctttttctctccgTCTGCTGTTGACTTTTTATGAGCAGCACATGTTTTAGCTGCTCTCACCACTAGAGGACtctgtttactgtaaactgtgcCAATAAACTTGGTGTCAATTCAAACCAAGTCTACCCATTTTAAGTCCTGCTTCTGTTTTCAGGTACAATGTGTGATTGACTTTATCCTATCCTCCTCTATccactgtgacattttatgtttcCCTCCCGCAGAGGTTGTTAAGATGAAGTTGGGGCTGCTGGTTGTGCTGGCTGTGGCGGTTCTGGTGCCCAGTCTGTCCGAGGGCCGGATCGTCTCCAGATGTGAGCTGAAAGACAAGCTCGGGGAGGCGATCGTTCTGCCCAGAAGGCTTCAAAGGTTCAAGGAAAGAATCTTGACTATAGGTGAGGTTAATAAACGGTGGGTTTGTGTGTCCTGGGGGTCAGAAAAGTCAGATCATGACCTCCAGAGTCACCAGTACAAGTTTTCAATTTTCCAATTGCAAAGACAGACCGCTGATTGACAAGTGTATAAGCGTTTATATTGACTTGCTTTAGATGTTCTCTCATAATTATgatttcataatttatttattttgttttatttaaagatcctctccaaacatgttttacagtAGGACAAATAAAAATCCTCTGTTTGGAATGATAAattgtgtttgacatgttttttctacaaaaaatgttcagtcatcatatttaaaatccttaaaatgagcatcttctccttctacctcattcaaaatccagaatctatgaatatgtaaatatgtttcatttcaaaactttaacttctggacacaagatgtctcctccctcactgtaaagtccattcacagtgtttgtacactggaggcttcaagttttcacatcacatttgttGCATACTGGACgacaattggctccaaactaattgtgatgtcacaaatcatgaaggtacatgccttaaactcagatttaagatgagctcagagaaactttcccccatcagcagatgaatatgaaaacaaattctgcacatacatcatcctgcacagagaagagaacaacattaactgaaggaagaagaaaaacatgtttttgagtggaaggggactttaatgtttatttgtacagggacacataccacagcatttatagccgAAGCTAGTTTGTGATGCCTGTCCCTTGACGggcctttaaaatacataaaactcaacaataCAATACACATGGGactgcacaaaacacaaaaattaacaagaaaatacaaaacaaaacagcacaaaacacaaacaatttacAAACAATGATACAATAAAAGTATCATAAAACGACAAGCACCAGATCACTCATGACTACATCACTGATCCCTccttaaaaagtttaaaatgatcCCAGTCAGAACAGAAACAGCCGTCTGTCTGAATGAGGCTTTAGGAAAGGGAACCTTACGATTCCCAGTAGTCGCACCTCATGTTACTGAACTAATTATGAGAAAAGATCTCATAATTATCAAATATGTGCAGTTTTGATTTGAAAGGTACTgtgtaaataacatttattattaaaattatgtttgtaattatgatttaaagatacttttgtattatatattttgtttgtaccCCATACCATGCAATCATGGTCTGGagtcaattaatcaaatcaagtcaagtcaagtcaagttccTATATTTCCCTGTATCCCTTGGAATTATGTTCATATTGGACGATACTGCACTCCATAAGTTACACCAATGTTCAATGCCAATGCAGGAAATAGTATGTAGCGAGGTCAAAAGAAAGGGAAATGGAGGTCGGGGTGGTGGATTGACATGTAGCATCACAGAACTGCATCtaacagttttttatttttatgaactGTAATCACCATCTTTCCCTGACAGTAACCATGTTTTATTTGCAATGAAGAATCCAGGGTTTTACAGAATCGTTTAATATCAACATTCTTTTCTGGAGTTCAGGTTGTATCATTACGAGATACAGAAGACATGATTATAACTGACATTCAcaccttcttctcttcttttttttcctgttgtgtggttgttttgttgCAGTTATCTGTGAAGCAGAGAGGAGGTCCCGTCTGAACACTGGCCTGGTCAGGGTGTTCGGAAAACGCAAAACTACAACAGTCAGACCAACAACCACGACTCTCTCAACGCCACCAGGCAATGAAACTATCACCAAACCACCTATCAAACCACCTATCAAACCAATGACCACCAAACCAATAGCTCCTGAGCTAACCAAAGCAACAGTAGCAGGTACACCAAGGGGAAGAACTTCTGACACTGGCGGCAGAAGACAAAAGCGTGGGGCTGACAAAATCAGTGCTGAGTCTGAAACAACTGGCGATGAGTCTGACATGGTCAGCGGGGAGACTGACACAATCGGCGAGGAGGCTGAAACAACCGGTGATGAGGTCGAAACGATTGGCGAGGAGGCTGAAACAACCGGTGATGAGGTCGAAACGATTGGCGAGGAGGGTGACACAATCGGCGAGGAGGCTGAAACAACCGGTGATGAGGACGAAATGATTGGCGAGGAGGGTGACACAATCAGCGAGGAGGCTGAAACAACCGGTGATGAGGACGAAACGATTGGCGAGGAGGGTGACACAATCAGCGAGGAGGCTGAAACAACCGGTGATGAGGACGAAACGATTGGCGAGGAGGCTGAAACAATTGGGGAGGAGGCTGAAACAAACGTTGATGAGTCTGACACGACAGAGATGGACGAGAGCTTGGAGGAAATGTTCAACGAGGAAGAAAGCAAGTTCgatgaggaggagatgatggaggaCGACAACAGGATGGGCGATGAGGACGAAGAGAGTGATGAGGAGGACATCGAAAATGAGCAGGAGCTTGAGGAAGAAGGGAAACGTAAGAAGCGATTTGTACCCCGCTCGAAGCCCAAAAGGAAGCCCAAGAGGAAGTGGAAGCCTTGGTCCCTCGGCTTTTACGGGCTCTTCCAGCTGTCCGACAGCACCTTCTGTGATTCAGGTTATCGCTGGACCAGAAACGTCTGCAAGACAAGCTGCAAGGGTACGTCTTTAAACCAAAGAGAAAAGAGTTATTGCTGATCATTTCTATATGATGTGCATAATAAGTTAAACTTGATGTTTTGAACTTTAATTACTGTTCCTTTCCCCCCCCCTTGAAGCCTTCACTGATGACAACATTGAGGATGACATCGATTGCTTCGTGAAGAGTCGTTACTGGCTGTAAGTTACTGTACACCAATGTTAGAGTGTTATTCCACCTAAAATCCGTCTTTTGGGTATGAAACACTCATAGGCTGAAATGtgacattaaaggataaggctggcgattttctatatttttgttattgtcaacaaacctcgtgcagagccaaaccaacaacgaattgatctactaacaaatattgtgtgtgtaatcaaagcctgatatatcttattcctctgtgccatagacctccattgttgtccaaaaagtattaaaaacacgtTAATGGGCCACACTGttgtactgggtgacatgttccttcgccCCTAAAGAGTGTAATCACtctagtttgtttagaaacggctccaaagacttaTGACAGCAATAACgatttcagtctccagagagtagttctgtgtaaagcagatGCCACTGAGCGATAACAATGATACTTATTAACACCGTGTTGTGTTTAGCAGCAAATGTTAGCGAAAAGGCTGTAAAGTCAGTGGTAATattagctggttagctagcagcagtattcattatttaacattaagtaaagaaagctcacaaacatgtagctgctgtttttactgacactaTTTAGCTCTAAATATCAGGATAACTGTTTACACATTAATTAGTATTAATCCTGATGCATCAAATGTATTCAATATAGTCATGGGGgatgattttctgcaaaattagtATTTTTAGATTGTGGTGTggctacttttacttgagtaaaggatctgattacttcttccatcactgctcaCTATATTTTTAATGCAACAGATGTATATAGTAATGTATATTTCATAAAGTGATCATAAGTTTTATGTAAAGTATCTAGGaataactgtcaaataaatgtaatacaaTAGTTTTCCCTtaaatgtggtggagtagaaACACAAACTAGCATAAAATGGATATACTTAGATACTGTCCACCACTGTTGCTCATATACATATGAATCAAAGTCCCACTTAAGACTATATATAATATACGAGCTGCTTACTGACTTAATTCATCTAATAACTGTtatctgttttccttttctcaCACAGGTTTTTGCTGAAGAGCGCCAGACGGTGTTATCGCGCCAGGAACTTCTTCAACAAATGTAATTGAGCTGCTGTCAGAACACATTTTCTGCCTGCAGGATATCACAGCAACAatgatttctttcatttttatcagcATTATCTCCAATGTGACATGTGCGCTGTGAACTGCACGGTATATCTTCCAAACTCTGAgaacctttttcattttctttgctaaagtcagtttgtttcagtttcttCGTGGGTGAATTTGCTCCCAAAGTAACGAGACCTTGAACTAAAACTGAATGTTTCTCGGTAACTGGAATAGTTTTGGTGGTGTTGTTTGCTACTTGCATCAGTAATTATGTTCCGATGATAAAACAAAGAGCAGCAATTCTTGTATCTTCTGCTGTCTGTTATTCTTCAATAAAGATGTTCTACTGTACAGTGTTTGTTTCAGAACATGTTTTCATAAAACACTGATCAAAGTCCTTCCTGATTTGATTACTTTAAGTCTGATGACATACAGTCAAGGACAACTCAAGTCAACTTTTTATCAAACCtttaacattaaacacaacatacacagCCTATAGCAGTGCTAGGCAAATAATGGCCCGTGGGCAAAATCTGGCCCctccaacaaaaatatttggctctcTAATGAAAGCTGAGGTTTTCCCCTTTTACAGATATATCTTTACAAGATGGATAACATAAGTACATAACATAATTTGGCTGATCTGACAGGAACAGCACTTCAACCATGAATGAAGCAGTGCGGATAAGCTATCAATTACATTTCTAGtctatgttcatgtttatgagtCATTTTGCTGCCAAATGAGTATCAACATAAGCTGAAGTTACTCGGTTTGCTATCACTTACTGataagaagaggaagaggaggccttCTTGTAACAGGAAATAGATAAATGTGTTGACAATGTGCGACACATATTAACAGGGGACATTATACAGACAACTTGTAGGATATTGGACACAGATAAAGCAGCTGAATACCAAGTGTAACCCTTTAAAATGCCGACGCTTCAATAATGAAacccagtcagtcagtgtggGTCATGCCATAACAGGcttttattaaaaatctataaaataataaaaccaaagcCACAAAAAGGAGCTTATAGGCAGTCATACTGCCGCCTAGCGTCCAAACTACGTTGTGAGGGACTGGCATTATGGGATTATAAATAATACCCCAAACTATTAAGGTGATTGAACTCTCAGGGCACCAACTACTCCTGACTAGAGGCAAAAGAGTTAAAAATAAActctaaaaacaataaataaatgctaaGAACAATGATTAACAACTAAACTTAAAGCTAAAATAAACGGTAGCCAGTGTTGTCCAAGGTTATCATGTTTAaatctacaaataaaaaatgttcttgcTTTGAAGCAGGTTTTTAAAAGACTacctttctcctttttcttgaGCACACCTAAAATTGTGGCGTTTAAAAGACCCATTAAAACCTCAAGGTGCAATTGCACCCCTACATTACCTAACTTTAAAAAAGTGTACAAggtgataaaataattaaaaaacataataaaagctGGCAGATAGCAGCAGGCTATCTGCACACCTGTGCTCACTGACGTAATTATCACCTGCTCCTTCTGCTAAACCCGTCCCTTCTCAGTGACCTTTGTCCCctgtcaggagcccaaatgaacagtgaaacatgtttttcttgctgtaatcattcctcctgttcatactgaccattagaagatcccttcataatgaccttacaatggaagtgatggaggacaaaatccacagtcctccttctgtgcaaaaatgtatttaaaagtttatctgaagctaatatgaagcttcagcggccaaatgagtcaaatcaagtagatatctttcaatgttacagtctttttagtgccaaagttcctctttttgttactatacttccacctgcagctcaacagggaaacactgtccgaggaaacacaaagagggaatttgatgctaaaaagactgtaaatgtgtcagatatccacttgatatgactaactcagactgctgaagctgaatagaagcttcacagagacttttaaatgaatgaaggggatcttttaatagccagtatgaacatgattacagcgaggaaaacctctttcagtgttgttatggacacctgactgttgttttaagaaagacttcTTTAATGGTACGTCCAGAAGCAACATTTACTTGTGCTGTAGAGAACTAGACGCAATGTCCAGATATGAAATACAGAATTCATCAACTTTTTGCCACCGACTGTGGGATATAGCGTGAAGTTATGAAGAAGATATGCTAAGTATGTTgataaacaagactaagagtctacaaccatgccagcagctctgtgaggctgtaattaGGCACAGAGgtgctttgaactaaatgctaatgacatgaaaatattcCTCTGCTGGCAGCGAGCACATGTTTAACTGTGAAGAACTCTATGtgtcaaatttcatggcgatcCATCCAATAGTCGTGCCACTCAAAACTTCACAGTGgtgccagaggaaaagtcagaagactcaagtcaaatttatttatatagcacatttcatacggCAAGcgtaaactcaatgtgcttaaaaacaagtaaagatcatacataacaatatattacattaacattacatatataaaacaaataagataaaacataaaataagaagatgttacataaatgaaaacatataagacagtataaaatatatatatatatacatatatcattatcattgttaaaagaaataacaataatactgTTTCTAAAAAGAAGGTTTCACTCATCAACCTAACTAAAA
The DNA window shown above is from Thunnus maccoyii chromosome 2, fThuMac1.1, whole genome shotgun sequence and carries:
- the LOC121884801 gene encoding nucleolin-like codes for the protein MKLGLLVVLAVAVLVPSLSEGRIVSRCELKDKLGEAIVLPRRLQRFKERILTIVICEAERRSRLNTGLVRVFGKRKTTTVRPTTTTLSTPPGNETITKPPIKPPIKPMTTKPIAPELTKATVAGTPRGRTSDTGGRRQKRGADKISAESETTGDESDMVSGETDTIGEEAETTGDEVETIGEEAETTGDEVETIGEEGDTIGEEAETTGDEDEMIGEEGDTISEEAETTGDEDETIGEEGDTISEEAETTGDEDETIGEEAETIGEEAETNVDESDTTEMDESLEEMFNEEESKFDEEEMMEDDNRMGDEDEESDEEDIENEQELEEEGKRKKRFVPRSKPKRKPKRKWKPWSLGFYGLFQLSDSTFCDSGYRWTRNVCKTSCKAFTDDNIEDDIDCFVKSRYWLFLLKSARRCYRARNFFNKCN